From one Planktothrix agardhii NIES-204 genomic stretch:
- the crtL gene encoding bifunctional lycopene cyclase/dioxygenase: MTELFNPSENSNVSRRFILKLLGISSVGGLLGYSRFHKPEPTIFQPNILNLPQFLTQHKHVVIVGAGLAGLACAYELSQRGFKVTLLEKSPQLGGKIASWDIKIGDKTFKMEHGFHGFFPQYYNLKSLVKEIQIEDNFKSLESYAVVFKNNQYQPEVFRPSHSAFPWNVVDLGFSSANRLNWGINLTHLNHWKVFREIGGFKIPNSFQRLDDISVADWVSQDFPQGLYDLYFLPFAKSSLNAPDKLSVGELMQFFHFYFFGNPEGLAFNGTCQDMGTSLVQPLVKAIQQKGGEVLTDVTVNNINWNQGKIDSISYFQGNQINSVPFWVKYNPILSLIDPPCPPLVRGGEYQELVGGDCLEYFGAGDEVYAVSGENNQAISLQCTHQGCTVQMAEDGYFHCPCHGAVFNQKGQVISGPAQRDLPNYQVIERQDNQVKLVGINNITRNSSITNNIQADYYVLATDIPGTQRLFTLMNGEINQQVKQQIEQLQVADPFAVCRFWFDRDFPWEYSHFTSLSGYNLTDSITLYHRIQEEYIKWYKETGGTVVELHAYCYKEAQFPTQEALLITFEQELYEIVPELKLATLLHRELVNQKNFAGYPPGSYANRPATNSGVTNLMFAGDWVKIPFPCGLMERAVSSGLLAANEILYQEGLQKRSIFSVNPEGFLKI, from the coding sequence ATGACTGAACTATTTAATCCTTCTGAAAATTCTAATGTTTCTCGTCGTTTTATTCTTAAACTATTAGGAATTAGTTCTGTTGGTGGACTCTTAGGTTATTCTCGATTCCATAAACCTGAACCAACAATTTTCCAGCCAAATATCCTGAATTTACCCCAATTTTTGACCCAACATAAGCACGTTGTAATTGTCGGTGCAGGATTAGCCGGATTAGCCTGTGCTTATGAATTGAGTCAACGGGGATTTAAAGTTACTTTATTAGAAAAATCTCCCCAATTGGGCGGTAAAATTGCCAGTTGGGATATTAAAATAGGTGATAAAACCTTTAAAATGGAACATGGCTTTCATGGATTCTTTCCTCAATATTATAACTTAAAATCCTTAGTTAAAGAAATCCAAATCGAAGATAATTTTAAATCCTTAGAATCCTACGCCGTGGTTTTTAAAAATAACCAATATCAACCAGAAGTATTCCGTCCCAGTCATTCTGCATTTCCTTGGAATGTGGTGGATTTAGGGTTTTCTTCTGCTAATCGTTTAAACTGGGGAATTAATCTGACTCATTTGAATCATTGGAAAGTATTTAGAGAAATTGGTGGGTTTAAAATTCCCAATAGTTTTCAACGTTTGGATGACATTTCTGTGGCGGACTGGGTGAGTCAAGATTTCCCTCAAGGTTTGTATGATTTATATTTTCTTCCCTTTGCTAAATCGAGTTTAAATGCACCGGATAAATTGAGTGTGGGGGAATTGATGCAGTTTTTCCATTTCTATTTTTTTGGTAATCCTGAAGGGTTGGCTTTTAATGGAACTTGTCAAGATATGGGAACCAGTTTAGTCCAACCTTTAGTTAAAGCAATTCAACAAAAAGGAGGAGAAGTTTTAACAGATGTTACCGTGAATAATATTAACTGGAATCAAGGAAAAATTGACTCTATTAGTTATTTTCAAGGTAATCAGATTAATTCAGTTCCATTTTGGGTAAAATATAATCCGATTCTATCATTAATTGACCCCCCCTGCCCCCCCTTGGTAAGGGGGGGTGAATATCAGGAATTGGTTGGGGGTGACTGTTTAGAATATTTTGGGGCTGGAGATGAGGTTTATGCGGTATCTGGAGAGAATAATCAAGCTATTTCTTTACAATGTACCCATCAAGGTTGTACGGTACAAATGGCAGAAGATGGATATTTTCATTGTCCTTGTCATGGGGCAGTTTTTAATCAAAAAGGTCAGGTAATTTCTGGCCCAGCACAACGAGATTTACCAAATTATCAGGTAATAGAAAGACAGGATAATCAAGTTAAGTTAGTTGGTATTAATAATATAACCAGAAATTCATCTATTACAAATAATATCCAGGCAGATTATTATGTATTAGCGACGGATATTCCTGGGACGCAACGATTATTTACCTTGATGAATGGGGAAATCAATCAACAGGTGAAACAACAAATTGAACAACTACAAGTCGCTGACCCCTTTGCAGTTTGTAGGTTTTGGTTTGACCGAGATTTCCCTTGGGAATATAGCCATTTTACCTCTTTATCAGGTTATAATTTAACCGATAGTATTACCCTTTATCATCGTATTCAAGAGGAATATATTAAATGGTATAAAGAAACTGGGGGGACTGTGGTAGAACTTCATGCTTATTGTTATAAAGAAGCTCAATTTCCCACACAAGAAGCTTTATTAATAACTTTTGAACAGGAACTTTATGAAATTGTCCCCGAATTAAAATTAGCTACCCTATTACATCGAGAATTAGTCAATCAGAAAAATTTTGCCGGATATCCCCCCGGAAGTTATGCAAATCGTCCGGCTACAAATTCTGGGGTTACTAATTTAATGTTTGCGGGAGATTGGGTAAAAATTCCCTTTCCCTGTGGTTTAATGGAAAGGGCTGTTAGTAGTGGATTATTAGCAGCAAATGAAATTTTATATCAGGAGGGTTTGCAAAAACGCTCGATTTTTTCTGTAAATCCAGAAGGGTTTTTAAAGATATAA
- a CDS encoding cell growth regulatory protein, whose product MTAKIHISNLGNSLALPIPDYIVKFFNLKADDSVICSIENGKMVIEPVYQKVSKYTLDELLAGEIEPSEEISWGKPEGEEFW is encoded by the coding sequence ATGACAGCAAAAATACACATCAGCAACTTGGGTAATTCCTTAGCTTTGCCAATACCCGACTATATTGTAAAATTTTTCAATCTGAAAGCAGATGATTCAGTAATTTGCAGTATAGAAAATGGAAAAATGGTCATAGAACCTGTATATCAGAAAGTTTCCAAATATACCCTAGATGAATTATTAGCAGGCGAAATAGAACCCAGCGAAGAAATCTCTTGGGGAAAACCAGAAGGAGAAGAATTTTGGTAA
- a CDS encoding adenylate cyclase → MAIEIERKFLVQGDEWRSLAVGETYRQGYIANINGRTVRVRVVGSQGYLTIKGLTTGSSRAEFEYEIPVDDAQELLETLCDHPLIEKTRYKINIGDLIWEVDEFWGENQGLILAEVELEIEDQNINIPHWIGKEVTSDPRYYNSNLVKNPFKP, encoded by the coding sequence ATGGCAATAGAAATTGAACGAAAATTTTTAGTTCAGGGGGATGAATGGCGATCGCTTGCAGTGGGAGAAACCTATCGTCAAGGCTATATTGCTAATATCAATGGTCGCACGGTGCGGGTGCGGGTCGTAGGAAGTCAGGGATATTTAACGATTAAAGGGCTAACAACAGGAAGTAGTCGGGCAGAATTTGAGTATGAAATACCCGTTGATGATGCTCAAGAATTATTAGAAACATTATGCGATCACCCTTTAATTGAAAAAACCAGATATAAAATTAATATCGGGGATTTAATTTGGGAAGTTGATGAATTTTGGGGAGAGAATCAAGGATTAATCTTAGCAGAAGTAGAACTAGAAATAGAAGATCAAAATATTAATATTCCCCATTGGATCGGAAAAGAAGTCACCTCCGATCCTCGGTATTATAACTCCAACTTAGTTAAAAACCCCTTCAAACCGTAG
- a CDS encoding DNA modification methyltransferase related protein — protein MSATPESLQKFIDFCKEHITGQEKKEAQTFLDRFFKAFGYEGALEAGAKYEEAIKKGSQKGKTGFADLIWKPKVLIEMKQRGEDLNKHYAQAFAYWQRLVPNRPSYVILCNFDEFWIFDFDNQLDEPVDKVALINLVERASAFAFMESGNRTPVFRNNQVEITEIAARRMGELFTILQQRLSKQADSELIAQRFILQCVLAMFAQDRGLLPQDLFIACVQDCLQNKLSSYDIIGGLFREMNQTGITPAGRYKGVDYFNGGLFSTIYPIDLTEKELEFLDVAARQDWSKVRPAIFGNIFEGSVNKKDRHSYGIHYTSESDIMNIVRPTISQYWEERIEGANTLKQLYQLQLDLLNYKVLDPACGSGNFLYIAYQELKRIEQLLIDKIMSKKTTNIDQLQISFVTPHQFYGMDLNPFAVELARVTLMIARKVAIDKFNLTEAALPLDTLDDNIVCKDALFSDWIKADAIIGNPPFLGGKHIRLNLGDDYVDHLFEKYPKDVDFCSYWFRLAHDNIDNNGRVGLVATNSISQGKSRKVSLDYINENNGYIHEAISTQEWSGEAAVHVSIVNWCKIKPDTYFLDHKPVNFINSSLTCLTDVTQAKTLKANLNHCFQGVIPNGKGFIVTEKEVQEWLEKDIKNKDVLKLFSMGTNLAKFPHGKPDRWIIDFDNMSLEEASDYELPLVRLKQTIPEERTNNRNNKLKEYWWQYEGKRLTMRKAIKDLSYYFSLPRLSKWAIFIPAEINWLPGDLNIIIASEDFYILGILTSNIHRIWVKAQSSTLKGDTRYTHKTCFETFPFPQTPTKKIVEKIRETMIKLHEYRTEQMEKKQWGITQLYNNFFTESSSQLYKLHQQLDKLAMEAYEFNPDDDLLEKLLKLNLELAEKEERGEKIVGCWDIYQ, from the coding sequence ATGTCAGCAACACCGGAAAGTTTACAAAAATTTATTGATTTCTGTAAAGAACATATCACAGGACAGGAAAAAAAAGAAGCACAAACTTTTTTAGATCGTTTTTTTAAAGCATTCGGTTATGAGGGTGCTTTAGAAGCGGGAGCAAAATATGAGGAAGCGATTAAAAAAGGGAGTCAAAAAGGTAAAACTGGTTTTGCTGATTTAATTTGGAAACCTAAAGTTTTAATTGAGATGAAACAACGGGGTGAGGATCTTAATAAACATTATGCCCAAGCTTTTGCTTATTGGCAACGTTTAGTACCTAATCGCCCTAGTTATGTGATTCTTTGTAATTTTGATGAATTTTGGATTTTTGATTTTGATAATCAATTAGATGAACCTGTTGATAAAGTCGCTCTGATTAACTTAGTAGAAAGAGCGAGTGCTTTTGCTTTTATGGAGTCAGGAAATCGGACTCCTGTTTTTAGAAATAATCAAGTAGAAATTACTGAAATTGCGGCGCGAAGAATGGGGGAATTATTTACCATTTTACAGCAAAGATTATCAAAACAAGCTGATTCTGAATTAATCGCTCAACGTTTTATTTTACAATGTGTGTTAGCCATGTTTGCCCAAGATCGGGGATTATTACCTCAAGATCTATTTATTGCTTGTGTACAAGATTGTCTGCAAAATAAACTAAGCTCTTATGATATCATTGGGGGATTATTTAGAGAAATGAATCAAACCGGAATTACTCCGGCTGGGCGTTATAAAGGTGTTGATTATTTTAATGGTGGACTATTTTCTACGATTTATCCAATTGATTTAACCGAGAAGGAATTAGAATTTTTAGATGTGGCTGCGAGACAGGATTGGAGTAAGGTTAGACCCGCAATTTTTGGGAATATTTTTGAAGGCTCGGTTAATAAAAAAGACCGTCATTCCTACGGAATTCATTATACTTCAGAAAGTGATATAATGAACATTGTTCGCCCTACTATTAGTCAGTATTGGGAGGAGCGTATTGAAGGTGCAAATACCCTTAAGCAATTATATCAATTACAGCTAGACTTACTCAATTATAAAGTCTTAGATCCGGCTTGCGGGAGTGGAAATTTTCTTTATATTGCTTATCAAGAATTAAAACGCATTGAACAGCTTTTAATTGATAAAATTATGAGTAAAAAAACTACCAATATTGATCAATTACAGATCAGTTTTGTTACTCCCCATCAGTTTTATGGAATGGATCTTAATCCTTTTGCGGTGGAGTTAGCTAGAGTTACTTTAATGATAGCGCGTAAGGTGGCAATTGATAAGTTTAATTTAACTGAAGCGGCTCTACCTTTAGATACTTTGGATGATAATATTGTCTGTAAAGATGCTCTTTTTAGTGATTGGATAAAAGCCGATGCTATTATTGGCAATCCGCCCTTTTTAGGAGGTAAACATATTCGTTTAAATTTAGGAGATGATTATGTCGATCATCTCTTTGAAAAATACCCTAAAGATGTGGATTTTTGCAGTTATTGGTTTAGATTAGCCCATGATAATATTGATAATAATGGCAGAGTTGGTTTAGTTGCGACTAATTCAATTAGTCAAGGGAAAAGTCGCAAGGTTTCTTTAGATTATATCAATGAAAATAACGGTTATATTCACGAAGCCATTTCAACTCAAGAATGGTCTGGAGAAGCCGCAGTTCATGTTAGTATTGTGAATTGGTGTAAAATCAAACCTGATACTTATTTTTTAGATCATAAACCCGTTAATTTTATTAATTCTTCTCTGACTTGTTTAACTGATGTAACCCAAGCTAAAACTTTAAAAGCAAATCTTAATCACTGTTTTCAAGGTGTAATTCCTAATGGAAAAGGGTTTATTGTTACTGAAAAAGAAGTTCAAGAATGGCTTGAAAAAGATATTAAAAATAAAGATGTTTTAAAATTATTTTCTATGGGAACAAATTTAGCTAAATTTCCTCATGGAAAACCTGATAGATGGATTATTGATTTTGATAATATGAGTTTGGAAGAAGCGAGTGATTATGAATTACCTTTGGTAAGATTAAAACAAACTATTCCAGAAGAAAGAACGAATAATCGCAACAATAAATTAAAAGAATATTGGTGGCAATATGAAGGTAAAAGATTAACAATGAGAAAAGCAATTAAGGATTTATCCTATTATTTTTCACTTCCTCGGCTATCAAAATGGGCGATATTTATTCCTGCTGAAATTAATTGGCTTCCTGGAGACTTAAATATTATTATTGCATCCGAGGATTTTTACATATTAGGAATATTAACCTCAAATATTCATCGTATTTGGGTAAAAGCACAAAGTTCAACTTTAAAAGGAGATACCCGCTACACTCATAAAACCTGTTTTGAAACCTTCCCCTTTCCGCAAACACCCACTAAAAAGATAGTTGAAAAAATCAGAGAAACCATGATTAAACTCCATGAATATCGAACAGAGCAAATGGAGAAAAAACAATGGGGAATCACCCAATTATACAACAATTTTTTTACCGAGTCTAGTAGTCAATTGTATAAACTCCATCAACAATTAGATAAATTAGCAATGGAGGCTTATGAATTTAATCCCGATGATGATCTTTTAGAGAAATTATTAAAACTCAATTTAGAGTTAGCCGAAAAAGAGGAAAGAGGGGAAAAAATAGTGGGTTGTTGGGATATTTATCAATAA
- a CDS encoding 3-octaprenyl-4-hydroxybenzoate carboxy-lyase, whose translation MTSSKRLIVGISGASGIIYAVRLLELLRETDVETHLVVSRAGEITRSHELNIDSKQLHNLANVSYPIGDVGAAISSGSFRTMGMVILPCSMKTLAEVATGVTSNLLTRAADVVLKERRRLVLMVRETPLHAIHLKNMLTVTECGGIIMPPVPAFYTMPESIDEMVTNTVCRVLDLFDIDGCQMKRWEGISNQ comes from the coding sequence ATGACCAGTTCTAAACGTCTCATTGTGGGTATTAGTGGGGCCAGTGGTATTATCTATGCGGTGCGTCTGTTGGAACTCCTGCGGGAAACCGATGTGGAAACCCATCTGGTGGTTTCCCGGGCTGGAGAAATCACCCGATCCCATGAGTTGAATATAGATAGTAAACAACTTCACAACCTGGCCAACGTCAGCTATCCTATTGGAGATGTGGGAGCCGCTATATCTAGTGGTTCGTTTCGGACGATGGGGATGGTGATTCTTCCCTGCTCAATGAAAACCTTGGCTGAAGTGGCGACGGGAGTGACAAGCAACCTCCTAACCCGGGCGGCGGATGTGGTGCTCAAAGAACGTCGTCGGTTAGTGTTAATGGTACGGGAAACCCCTCTCCATGCGATTCATCTTAAAAATATGTTAACGGTGACAGAATGTGGGGGAATTATTATGCCCCCGGTTCCTGCATTTTATACTATGCCGGAATCCATTGATGAAATGGTTACAAATACGGTTTGTCGGGTGCTTGATCTTTTTGATATTGATGGGTGTCAGATGAAACGCTGGGAGGGAATTAGCAATCAGTAA
- a CDS encoding Rieske (2Fe-2S) region — protein MNSNDIRQSGINPNHWYVVAASHEVKTQPLEVKLWHQNIVLFRDSLGKIQALENRCPHRQVKLSHGKIISDYIECAYHGWQFNSQGECVKVPYLEDNQKLPKNCKIREYSVKELDGFIWLFPGDNPNLIQPLAIPEWDNLNYIATVSVIHYQGHFSFLIENLMDMYHGHLHQDLQAWTDAILDKIEADENRVDAYYQAKSYYKIDKIWSISQLFFPGLRKLHPEPLTVSYIYPHWVSTLGDYFKIYCLFCPISLTETKAYLIHFTSLNAFWRLHKLPIKFRKFVKNLCFGSAQKLLDGLVKQDVLMIEEEQQAYLQNSQQKGYEFNPTIASIQRLINNQVEK, from the coding sequence ATGAATTCTAACGATATTCGACAGTCAGGAATCAACCCGAATCATTGGTATGTTGTAGCAGCGAGTCATGAAGTCAAAACCCAACCCCTGGAAGTAAAATTATGGCATCAAAATATTGTTTTATTTCGGGATAGTTTAGGCAAAATTCAAGCCTTAGAAAATCGCTGTCCCCATCGACAAGTTAAATTAAGTCATGGTAAAATCATATCAGATTATATAGAATGTGCCTATCATGGTTGGCAATTTAATTCTCAAGGAGAATGTGTCAAAGTTCCCTACTTAGAAGATAACCAAAAATTACCTAAAAATTGTAAAATCAGAGAATATTCAGTTAAAGAATTAGATGGTTTTATCTGGCTTTTTCCTGGGGATAATCCTAATTTAATTCAACCCTTAGCAATTCCAGAATGGGATAATCTAAATTATATTGCAACGGTTTCAGTAATTCATTATCAAGGACATTTTTCCTTTTTAATTGAGAATTTAATGGATATGTACCACGGACATTTACATCAAGATTTACAAGCATGGACGGATGCTATTTTAGACAAGATAGAAGCAGATGAAAACCGAGTTGATGCTTACTATCAAGCTAAAAGTTATTATAAAATTGATAAAATTTGGTCAATTTCTCAGCTATTTTTTCCCGGTTTAAGAAAACTTCATCCTGAACCTTTAACAGTTAGTTATATTTATCCCCATTGGGTTTCTACTTTGGGAGACTATTTTAAAATATATTGTTTATTTTGTCCGATTAGTTTAACAGAAACCAAGGCATATTTAATTCATTTTACCTCATTAAATGCCTTTTGGCGACTCCATAAACTGCCTATAAAATTCAGAAAATTTGTCAAAAATTTATGTTTTGGTTCCGCCCAAAAACTATTAGATGGGTTAGTTAAACAGGATGTTTTAATGATAGAAGAAGAACAACAAGCCTATTTACAAAATTCCCAACAAAAAGGATATGAATTTAACCCGACTATCGCCAGTATTCAAAGGTTAATTAACAATCAAGTTGAAAAATAA